A genomic window from Antedon mediterranea chromosome 4, ecAntMedi1.1, whole genome shotgun sequence includes:
- the LOC140048059 gene encoding uncharacterized protein, producing the protein MTVENSEPDDTPIETEQDNKTNEATQSSIWKPLQRMLNTMRDQFRQIKMRVQNYTVELTRNWLQKVDKELPQDGIDKDALEDIEQNKGETYEDTFNIWDHGGQQIYHGIQRMFVTSEALYIVVFNLSVNLEDRASISDSNRKQDQHYWTNLQFILSFIQTVYSHSRIVGKDTKNGVHQPTILIVGTHKGKLGKTEEQQNAEAMEVFKKIQDVLKQKEFKKHVYNVYFAIENSQETTDKSFSGLKNVIDELMTPLVKPVPLKWMRFRYGIHNLRREKHFSLCPVVELKMLASKNGIADEKQQSILLNYLYDLGEIVYMPDNKLLRDKAVLDPMRLVEIVTAFVTVIPPKSPPTMYSDAYAKLDKGILEEGLLRKLWIDRKVDEGNNFEFLVALMIQLGFICERKTTSSQDVASTSIDSVEKRSFYVPLRLAFKTSTEVEPMPEEFPAISIYYDFKGYLPDVLFPYMIIDFLNKFQKEGVDPILLYNHAELYFDQDHHVTLSLVKFVTTEDERKFLLKVTIKRTPVGNEETSNYEPSSEACKEVLLTIQKSFQPSQDGGRRGIQYERCILCDVCSDNTSEKKHIQNLGHFQYEKLPCNKTGEYRSMPVEHYKRLFGESNHWRKVSAAVLVAVFGVLIGICDILPAGIAIIIGVVVTLVAAWYIHNLLKMDITCYYTRLFDETSIKVN; encoded by the exons AACAAGACGAATGAAGCTACCCAGAGTAGTATAT GGAAGCCACTACAAAGAATGCTGAACACAATGAGAGATCAATTCAGACAGATCAAGATGCGAGTACAGAACTATACAGTAGA gtTAACAAGAAATTGGCTGCAGAAG GTTGACAAGGAATTGCCCCAAGAcg GTATAGATAAAGATGCACTTGAGGATATTGAGCAAAATAAAGGAGAAACCTATGAAGATACATTTAACATCTGGGATCATGGGGGACAACAAATATATCATGGTATACAGCGT ATGTTCGTAACATCAGAAGCACTTTACATTGTAGTGTTCAATCTCAGTGTTAACCTTGAAGATCGTGCAAGTATCAGTGATTCTAATAGA aaaCAGGATCAACATTATTGGACCAATCTCCAGTTCATATTATCCTTCATCCAGACGGTTTATTCTCATAGTCGTATTGTAGGAAAAGACACAAAGAATGGAGTTCACCAACCAACTATCCTTATTGTAGGTACACATAAGGGTAAGCTTGGTAAGACTGAAGAACAACAAAATGCTGAG GCAATGGAggtctttaaaaaaattcaagatGTACTTAAACAGAAAGAGTTTAAAAAACATGTGTACAACGTATATTTCGCCATCGAAAACAGCCAAGAAACTACAGATAAGAGCTTTAGTGGTCTCAAAAACGTTATTGATGAGCTTATGACACCTTTAGTAAAGCCTGTTCCCTTAAAATGGATGCGTTTTCGATATGGCATACATAATCTAAGGAGAGAAAAACACTTTTCTTTGTGTCCTGTTGTAGAG cTCAAAATGCTGGCAAGTAAGAATGGTATTGCAGatgaaaaacaacaatcaaTCCTTCTTAACTACCTGTATGATCTAGGTGAAATTGTTTACATGCctgacaacaaattattaagAGACAAAGCAGTGTTAGATCCGATGCGGCTAGTGGAAATTGTCACCGCATTTGTAACAGTCATTCCACCAAAATCTCCA CCGACCATGTATAGTGATGCTTATGCTAAGCTTGATAAGGGCATACTGGAGGAAGGCTTATTGCGAAAATTATGGATAGATCGTAAAGTTGATGAAGGAAACAATTTTGAGTTCCTTGTAGCACTGATGATTCAATTAGGTTTCATTTGTGAGAGGAAGACAACCAGCAGCCAAGATGTGGCAAGTACATCTATA GATTCAGTTGAAAAGAGATCATTTTATGTGCCACTACGCCTTGCTTTCAAGACATCAACTGAAGTGGAACCAATGCCTGAGGAATTTCCAGCTATCAGTATCTATTACGACTTTAAGGGATATCTGCCAGATGTATTGTTTCCATACATGATTATtgatttcctcaacaaatttcaAAAGGAAGGCGTTGACCCAATACTCCTGTATAATCATGCTGAACTTTACTTCGACCAAGACCATCATGTGACCTTATCTCTTGTCAAATTTGTGACTACGGAGGATGAAAGAAAGTTCTTGTTAAAG GTGACTATTAAAAGAACTCCTGTTGGTAATGAGGAAACAAGTAATTATGAACCCTCTTCTGAAGCATGCAAAGAG GTTTTGTTAACGATCCAGAAGTCATTTCAACCTTCTCAAGATGGTGGTAGAAGGGGAATTCAATATGAGAGATGCATACTTTGTGATGTATGTAGTGATAATACATCAGAAAAGAAGCACATTCAAAATCTTGGTCATTTCCAGTATGAGAAGTTGCCATGCAACAAAACTGGCGAGTATAGAAGCATGCCTGTTGAACATTACAAGCGACTATTTGGAG aatcaaACCACTGGCGGAAAGTTTCAGCTGCAGTTTTAGTTGCAGTTTTTGGAGTCTTGATAGGTATATGTGATATACTACCAGCAGGAATTGCCATTATTATTGGTGTTGTTGTAACTCTGGTTGCAGCCTGGTATATTCACAATCTTTTAAAGATGGATATCACATGTTATTACACAAGGCT